Sequence from the Pontibacter pudoricolor genome:
CTTATACAAAACTCCCTCTCCTGTTTTGGGCAGGGTGTCTCTTCAAAAGGAGGCGGGGAGTGACATAAAACACTAGATATAAAAAAAAGACAGCCACTTTTGCAGCTGTCTTTATCTCTACTTAAATTAAAATCTTCCTAGTAAGCCTCCAGCAGGAAAGTAATATCATCAGATGGAGCAAACTCCATCGGTTTCTGACCTTGCAGGAAAATACGTGCTGTTAATGGACCCAATAGCTGAATTTTATCGCTTCCTACTCGCAACATGCTGCCTTCTCGCAAGCCAACTACCGGCTGACGGTTATGGCCATGAAATTCCAGGATGCGGGTTTCGCGGCTCTCGCCCATGTGCGTGGAGTCCGGAATCGGGTCCAGGTAATGCGGGTTTATATTGAAGGGCACAAGTTCCAGGGCATCCAGTGTTTTGGGGTGCACAATAGGCATATCATTGGTTGTACCAATGGTTTTGCCGGCTACGTTTGTTCCCGCACTGGTTCCGATATAAGGCATCCCTTTACGTACACGCATCTGTAGTGTCTCCACCAGTTTGTTGGCGTATAGTTGCTTTAGCAGCAGAAACGTGTTGCCACCGCCTATAAATACAGCCTCAGCTTCGTTCACAGCTTTTACCGGGTTATCATACTCATGCACGCCGGTTACGCTTATCCCCCACTTCTCGAAAGCTTCGCGGGCTTTGGCAGTATAATCTTTATGAGATATGCCATTGGGGCGGGCATAAGGAATAAACAGGATGCTGCTCTTCCCTTTTAATATTTCTTTTATTTCTGTTTCGGCATGCTCCAGGTAACCGGTGCCGTGCGTAGTTGATGTGCTGATCAATAATAAATTTCTGCTCATACTTCAAAAATATAGAATTTGCATGAGCTATAGTATACTTCCCCTAACTTTTGGCAGATCGATACTTGTTGATTGCTGAAGGTTAGATTGTTAAATGGCTGGTTCAGCTAAAGTATAAGGCCCAACATATTGCGGTCCTACAGAACTCATCAACTTTCTAACTCCTAAACTCATTAACTCCCAAACTAATCCCTCTCTTTATTGATTGACAGCTTCAGTTTTATAGTTTCGGCATAGGGGTCGAGGGCGTGGTAAGTGGTGAGGGCCCGTACAAGGCCGATACTTTTAAGGTCGTAGAAAAACCAAAGCTCCACGTAAAAATCGTAAAGCCAGTACAGGTCTATTTTACACCAGCCTCTGATGCGGTGATGCAGGTAGTGCCCTTCGGTAAGGGCTATTTCTGCCTGCAGGTGCGGGGGCAGTTCATTGAATTCTTCGGGGCTGATCATAACTCAATTCGGGTACTACGCAAACCAACTAAGATAAAAAAAGGCTGCTCATGGCAGCCTTTCTCATTAACGTAATTAGTAACTGAAAGATTTTAATTCAGAAATAAAGTATACAGCTCGAAGCGGTGCGAAGCAAAACTCCAATGCGAAGAAGAAGGGTGAATTTCAACACCATCCTCATCCATTAACGTGATCGCAAAGCCATCACCCTGGTTCATGGGCTCTGTAAAGTGCTTCACCGGATATATTCTGCCTTCTTCAACCCACTCTTCCGGCTCAAATGCCGGCATCGATGCATCTATACATTTGGCATATACTGCCATATAGCTCGGAGGTACAAATAAATTAACCATGTTAGTCTAACTTCAATATCAGAGAAATAATTCCGCTGCTGCACCTTGGCAGTTGCTGCAGCCAAATACAAAATTACAAAAAGCGTGCCTGTATGTTAACTTAAAACTGTGCAATTAATTGCCTGCAAATCTGGCCGACCCTATAGTTTCCGCGTCATTTCTGGCAGATATACACTTTCCATAGTGGTAATATAAAGCATAAACTTATACAATGCAACCATCTAGCTTGTGTTCCTATAATTATATTTCAATTGCATTTACACTGATAACCAGGTATATTGATATGGTGATTTTTGATTACAAGCCTGTTCATCCCCTTAAAAAAATTTACTTTTGGAGTTGCCAGCCACTTTGGCCGGAGGTGCGTAGTTAACTATTGCTGTACTTATAGTTACCACTCACTTTACTACACTAGCCTATGGAAACTAATGAAATGAATAACCGGTACAAGCACACCTTTCCGGTAGCGCCCGGCGTTTGGGGCTTAAAAACCGTATTTGTGAACCTGTACTTTGTAACCGAGCAGGACGGAAGCTGGACCCTGATTGATACAGGCATTTACGGCTCTGCCAGCAAAATAAAAGCCGCTGCCGAAGAACTGTTCGGGCAAAATGCCACCCCCCGGTCTATTTTGCTTACCCACGGACATTTTGACCATATTGGTGCCGTAAAAGAACTGGCAAACGAATGGGAAGTACCTGTTTATGCGCACCCCCTGGAGCTGCCTTACCTGACCGGCCAATCCAGCTACCCGCCACCAGATGCAAGTGTTGGCGGCGGCGGCATGGCGTATATGGCCTTTATGTACCCTAAAAAACCGATAAATATTACCAAGCACATAGAACTGTTGCCACAAGACGGTTCTGTGCCGGGTTTGCGCGAGTGGAAATGGCTGCACACACCCGGGCATACAGCAGGGCACGTTTCTTTTTTCAGGGAATATGACAAGGTATTAATTGCCGGCGATGCCTTTATAACCCGACACGGCGAATCGATAATGGCCGTGATGACGCAGAAAAAACATGTTTACGGGCCACCAAAATACTATACAACCAACTGGGCCGAAGCACAGCAATCAGTCGAAAAACTGGCGTACCTAAACCCGGCTGTAGCAGCAACCGGCCATGGCATGCCTATGCGCGGACCAAAACTACAATGGCAACTCGAAGAGCTGGTGCGCGATTTCTGGTCTGTTGCAGTACCTGAGCATGGACGTTATGTACATGAACCTGCTATTACTGATGAAATGGGTGTGGTTTCAGTACCTCCTGCAGTTAGCAATCCGGCAAATAAAGTGTTGCTGGCAGCTGGTTTAGTTACGCTTGCCGGCGCAGCCTTCCTGACAATGCGCAACAGAAACGGTAAAAAAAAAGCGGAGAAGATCTATACTTCCGAACGGCCATTTTCTCATAACCGGCCCCTAACTGATGTTCCGCCAACTATAGGCCAGGAAGATCCACTGGCACATACCAATAATTATCCGTAACCAAAAAGGCCGGTAGTTTGAGCTACCGGCCTTTTTTATTCTACATGTTACTGTTATGATTTGCCTCTGCCAGAGCCGCTTTTCTTGCCGCCTCCGTCGTGTTTATTTACAGTTGCCCAGGCTCTTTTTTCGGCCTCTTTATCACTTACGCCACGTTTTTCATAGCTTTCTTCAATATGCTGCGCCTGGCGCTTCTGCTTATCGGTATAAGCCGACTTATCTCCTTGTGCCATAATCTGCTTGGTTTAATGATACATTGATTTACAGCCCGAAGGCTACCTATAATGTACGATACCAGGCTATAAATGGTACAAATTTTTAAATTGTCAGAACCAGCAGCAAAGCTATAGTTACACTTTAAAGAAGACTTTAAAGGTAGATCCTGTTCCTTCCTCACCTTGCACTTCTATGCGGTCGCCATTGTTTTCAAGCATCCTCTTAACAATGTACAATCCAAGTCCGGAGCCTTCTACATGGGTATGCATCCGCCTGTACATCTGAAACACCTTCAACCTTTGCGACTCACTCATCCCCAGCCCGTTATCAGACACACTTAGCACTAACTGGTCGGGCAGGTCCTGTTCCAGTTTCAGGGTTATTTCCGGAACTCTGTTCGGCGATGAATATTTTATAGCATTTGAAAGCAGGTTATACAGGATACTGCGCAGGTTATTTCGGGGGTATTTAGATAAACTATAGTCTTTAAAGTCTGATACGATATTCGCTTTACTTTTAGCAATTGCAAACTCCAGGTCTTTTTTTACTTCTTCAAAAAGCTCGCCTACAATCACCTCTTCTTTTCCGGCACTTGCATCCTGAAGCCTGGCTACATCTGTCAGGTCATTTATTACACTCTTCAGCCTGTTAATAGAAGAAGATATCCGGTTCAGTATATCTTCGTGTTTGTTCTCTCCCAGGTCCTCTTTCAGCACTTCAACCAGACCTTCCAGGTTTACTACAGGTGCTTTTAAGTCGTGAGATGCAGTATAAACAAAATTATCAAGGTCGGTATTGATGCGGAGCAGCTCTTTATTCTTGAGCATCAGCTCCTCATTCTTCCGGCGCTCAGAGAGGTCTCTGGTTACCTTAGAAAATCCAATGTGCTTCCCCTGTTTATTATAAACTGCAGTAATGATTACGTTGGCCCATATCTGAGTACCATCTTTCCGTATTCGCCAGCCCTCATCCTCAAACTTGCCTTCAGCCAGCGCTTTGGTAAGTTCAAACTGAGGGTAGTTCATTTCTATAGCTTCACGCGGATAAAAAATGGAGAAGTGCTTCCCGATAATCTCATCTGCCTTATAGCCTTTAATTTGCTCTGCGCCCTTGTTCCATGTTATAATATGCCCTCTTTTATCCAGCATAAATATAGCATAGTCGCCTACGCCCTCAATCAGCAAACGGTATAGTTCCTCTTTGCCAAGGCCGCGATTCTCTAAAGCATTTGTTTTTTCCTGTGGGTCAGGTGAAGGGTTTTTCGTTTTACTCATGTGTGCGGCGGTGCTCATTTTAAATAAGAGCAATAAATTTAATCTGTAATTTATAAAGAACCCTACTCTAATACCAGTTAAATCGGTTCTATAAAATTCCCGGTAAACGTAATTCTTACTATACTTTTAGTTTATAGTTTGGTTGTACTATTGGGCACAATAACGTTTACTATTTATAAATACATGCTGCAAAACATACTCCTTGCTGAGATTATCTTACCACGCAGTTGTTGCAGTTAAACAACAGGCAGCACAATCCCAACAAAAAAGCCCGGTCTCAACAACCGGGCTTATAGTGGCATCCCTAGTTCAGTTCTATCCTGGATACTAGCTGGTTATACCCGGCAAAAACGCCGAGCCCGCCTTCTATGTTGGTATACATCACATAAGGCTCAGCAAACGGGTTGCCGCTATTCTGTCCCTGATTATCCAGCGATTGCTGGTACAGGTAATAATTTTTGTCAGATACCACCAGCACTGCATAGATATAGAATGGCTTATCGATAGATTCGTAATTATATTCATAATAAGACAATGCCTGGGAGGTTAATAAGCCATTTTGAGTATCCTTGTCGGTATGTATGTCTTTGCTATCTCCCGAATTCCAGTTTAGCCCCTCTTTTTGTACATGTTTAGCACCGGTAACAGGGTCAGTGTAGGTATACTGTTTGTAGACCAGGGTACGGTAAAAATTAGTGACATCAGGCGCATCACGCCACTTATAGCTTACCGTATACCAGCGCATATCACGGCCATAGTAATCTTTTTCTATAGTGTAGGGGGCTTTTATTTCTGTAATTTCGATACCGTCCGTAGAGGGTATGGTACAGGTTGCTTCGGCGTTACCTGCCAGGGATGTTACTTTTAAACTATAGGTTTTGCCCGCTTCAATGGGCCAGGCCCTGGCATCAGCTTCGTAGTGCATCGCTTCCGGATTATAGTTCAGGGCAATTACCGAGGCTCCGTTAGAGATAGTAACTATAGCATCTTTCACTTTTAGCTGTTCGTCCGTCATTTTTCTGCCAATGGCGGGCTGCGTTTTCTGCACACGTACTACCAGCATGGTATCCTGGGGCGAGATATAGGAAACCACCACCAGTTTAGACTTGCCTTCAAAAGAATCTATATCCTTTACATCGCTTTCGCAGCCGGTTAAACCAACTACAGCGCTTAGCAGCACAAACAATAGTGTATTTATTTTTTTCATATCAGATTCACGCTTCAAAATCAAAACTTAAAACCATAACTAACTGACGGGATGACCGGGAAGAGCGCCACCTGCTTAAGCTTCGCCTCCGAATGTTCTTCGTTATAATACTCTTCCTCCATGTAATAAAAGAACGGGTTTTTGCGGTTGTAGGCATTGTAAAAACTGATCTCCCAGGTGCGTTCTCCCCACTTCTTCTTTTTATGAAACTGAATACCAACATCCATGCGGTGATAAGCGGCCATACGACTGCTGTTACGCTCGCCATAATCAACTACCGTAGTGCTATAGTAGGAATACCATTGCATGTCGTATTTCGAGGGTTTGTTTGGGCTGTCCATGTACGACCCTATAGGCATGGTTATGGCATTACCGGTTCCATACACCCATGTTCCGGAAAGCGTAATATTATCGCGCAGCTCATAGATCCCTACCAGCGAAATATCGTGGCGGCGGTCGTAGCGGGCATAAAACTTTTTGCCATAGTTAAGCGAGTCGAACTGCAACTGCGTCCAGGACAAGGTATAGCCAGCCCAGCCCGAGAAGCGCCCTACTTTTTTCTGCAACAGAAATTCTAACCCATAAGACCAGCCCTGCCCAGTTGTAATATTGTCTTCCCAGCTTACCTGTTCGGCACTTTCAGGGTCTTCTATTATCAGGAAGCTGGCTCCTTCTTTATACCCGATAATATTATCCGACTTTTTATAGTAGCCTTCTATAGTCAGCGCCAGGTCCCTATCCAGGAAATCTTTGGCAATGCCCACTGCTACCTGCTGCGATTTTTGCGGGGCTAAGCGGTCTGTGGTGGGTACCCAAAGATCGGTTGGCAGACCAATACCGGTGTTACTGATCAGGTGCACGTACTGGTTCATGCGGGCATAAGAGGCTTTCACGGCCAGGTCGTCGCGCAGGTTATAGGCAGCTGACAGGCGTGGCTCCGGCATAAAATAGCTTTTGTTTTCGGCGGCAAAATGGCTTAAACGCAAGCCTGCATTTATTCTTAAATAAGGGGTTGGCTTGTAAGTATCTTCCACATAAACCGACGATTCCACGCTGCTTATCCGTTGTTTGTTTTCTTTATCCTTATCCGTCTCAGGGTCTTTTACAACCAGTGCGCTTGGCGTAAACATATGGAACGTAGACTGCAAACCAGCTTTAACAGAGTGCTTTGGACCTGGCAGGTAATCTACATCAAACTTAAGCGCCGCATCCTGTATACCCGAAAAGTAATTCAGTTTATACTGGCCTTCGTTGTTACTCTTTTCTTCTGCTGAGATATTGAATTTGTAGCGGCTAAACACAAGGGAGGTGTTGGAGAAAAGGCGTTCGTTAAAAAGATGGTTCCAGCGAAGCGTACCGGTTGCATTGCCCCAGTTTACGCCACCGTTGGTTTCGCCTTTCTCGTCTTTGTCTTTATAATAAAAGCGGTCCTGCCCGAAATAGCCGCTCAGGTATAGTTTGTTTTTGCGGCCAAAGTCGTAGTTAACTTTTGTATTGAGGTCATAAAAGTAATATCCTACCTTGCCATCATCCGGCATAAACGGGCGGGCCAGCACATCGGCATAGGTTCTGCGCCCCGAGATCAGGAACGAGGATTTCCCCTGCTTTAGGGGTCCTTCCACCATCAGCCGCGACGAAATAAGCCCGATTCCGCCTTCTCCGTGTAGCTCTTCCTTGTTGCCTTCTTTCATGTTCAGCTCTATCACCGACGACAGCCTGCCGCCATATCGTGCCGGAAAACCGCCTTTGGTCAGCTCCACACTTTTAAGCGCATCGCCGTTAAACAGCGAGAAGAAACCGAACAGGTGCGATGCGTTGTAAACCGTAGCGTCATCCAGAATGATCAGGTTTTGGTCCGGGCCGCCGCCCCGCACATAAATACCACTGTTGCCTTCACTGCCCTTCTGCACACCCGGCATCAGCTGCAGCACTTTCATCACATCCTTCTCGCCCAGCAGCATGGGTATATTCTTGATCTGGGAAACCGGGATATCAATCTTACTCATTTCCACCGACCGGCTTACTTTCTCTACCCGCTCAGCCACCACTTCCACTTCTTTTAAAGAAGTTTCGAGACGTTGCAGGTCTATATTGAGTTCTATGTTCTGGCGCAATGCTATAGTTCTGACCTCCTGTTTATAGCCAAGATACCCAAAGGCGAGTGTTACAGAGTCGGTGGCAGGCAATGTTAAAGAGTAGAACCCGTAGGTGTTGGTGCTTGTGCTGTTGACCGTGCCCGGCTGGAAAATACTAACCCCGATCAGTTGCTCTTGGCTGCCTTTTTCGCGCACGTAACCGCTTATGGTATGTTTATTTTGGGCAAAAGCGATACTAATACTGCACAAGAGCAGCAAAAGCGTAAAGAGTTGTTTCATAGCCGATCAAAAATTAAATGATCCATTAAATTATATAATTTATGACAGCTATTATAATGCCAAGTATTAAAATTTTTAAATATTTAGTGAATGAAATGTGAGCTTTTATGAAAGCTGAATGATAGGTAAATTTCACCAACTATAGCTGACTTCCATATCTTGATCCATTAGCAGTAAAAGCGCTTTTGTGCATGTGTTCAAACTATAGTTTGCATCCCGAAACCACACAGAAACTATAGCTTTCAGCTACAATTGCCTACCTTTGCAGTATGATTTCGATGAGGCAGTTATTTTTGAAGCACCAGGCACAAACATCAGATTTTCCGCTGATGATTGAAGTGGAGAAGGCTGAAGGAGTGTATATGTATGGTGCCAACGGCGAGCGCTACCTGGACCTGATCTCAGGAATTGGCGTGAGCAATGTAGGGCACCGCCACCCGCGCGTGGTTAATGCCATAAAAGAGCAACTGGATAAATACATGCACCTGATGGTGTACGGCGAATTTGTACAGGCACCTCAGGCCAAACTATCCGAAGCGCTTACCAGTACGTTACCGGCCCGCCTGAACAACGTGTACCTGCTTAACTCCGGAACCGAAGCTGTAGAAGGCGCTCTGAAACTGGCAAAACGCTACACCGGTCGCACCGAACTTATCTCGTGCCGAAATGCCTATCATGGTTCTACCCAAGGCGCTTTGTCTGTAAATGGCAGCGAAAGTTTTAAAAATGCGTTCCGGCCCTTATTGCCTGATGTACGCCACATTCGCTACAACAACCTGCCCGACCTTAAGGATATTACGACCCGCACAGCAGCAGTTATAGTTGAGACCATACAAGGCGAAGCCGGTGTACGCGTACCTGAAAATAATTACCTGAAGCACCTGCGCGAACGCTGTACTGAAGTTGGCGCTTTGCTGATTTTAGATGAGATACAATGTGGTTTTGGGCGCACCGGTACGTTCTGGGCATTCGAGCAATTTGGTATCGAGCCCGATATTTTGCTTTGCGCCAAAGGAATGGGCGGCGGCATGCCGATAGGTGCTTTTATTGCTCCTCAGGAGATCATGGCTGCATTTAAGACGGATCCAATTCTTGGCCATTGCACTACGTTTGGTGGTCACCCGGTTTCGTGCGCTGCATCGCTGGCTACCCTGCAAACTATACAGCAGGAAAACCTTTTGGAAGGTGTTGAAGCCAAAGCTGAGCTATTTAAGAAATTGTTAGTTCATCCGCGCATCAAAGAAATCCGCAACTGCGGTTTGATGATGGCTGCCGAGTTTGAGTCGT
This genomic interval carries:
- the pepE gene encoding dipeptidase PepE: MSRNLLLISTSTTHGTGYLEHAETEIKEILKGKSSILFIPYARPNGISHKDYTAKAREAFEKWGISVTGVHEYDNPVKAVNEAEAVFIGGGNTFLLLKQLYANKLVETLQMRVRKGMPYIGTSAGTNVAGKTIGTTNDMPIVHPKTLDALELVPFNINPHYLDPIPDSTHMGESRETRILEFHGHNRQPVVGLREGSMLRVGSDKIQLLGPLTARIFLQGQKPMEFAPSDDITFLLEAY
- a CDS encoding MBL fold metallo-hydrolase — encoded protein: METNEMNNRYKHTFPVAPGVWGLKTVFVNLYFVTEQDGSWTLIDTGIYGSASKIKAAAEELFGQNATPRSILLTHGHFDHIGAVKELANEWEVPVYAHPLELPYLTGQSSYPPPDASVGGGGMAYMAFMYPKKPINITKHIELLPQDGSVPGLREWKWLHTPGHTAGHVSFFREYDKVLIAGDAFITRHGESIMAVMTQKKHVYGPPKYYTTNWAEAQQSVEKLAYLNPAVAATGHGMPMRGPKLQWQLEELVRDFWSVAVPEHGRYVHEPAITDEMGVVSVPPAVSNPANKVLLAAGLVTLAGAAFLTMRNRNGKKKAEKIYTSERPFSHNRPLTDVPPTIGQEDPLAHTNNYP
- a CDS encoding sensor histidine kinase, which codes for MSKTKNPSPDPQEKTNALENRGLGKEELYRLLIEGVGDYAIFMLDKRGHIITWNKGAEQIKGYKADEIIGKHFSIFYPREAIEMNYPQFELTKALAEGKFEDEGWRIRKDGTQIWANVIITAVYNKQGKHIGFSKVTRDLSERRKNEELMLKNKELLRINTDLDNFVYTASHDLKAPVVNLEGLVEVLKEDLGENKHEDILNRISSSINRLKSVINDLTDVARLQDASAGKEEVIVGELFEEVKKDLEFAIAKSKANIVSDFKDYSLSKYPRNNLRSILYNLLSNAIKYSSPNRVPEITLKLEQDLPDQLVLSVSDNGLGMSESQRLKVFQMYRRMHTHVEGSGLGLYIVKRMLENNGDRIEVQGEEGTGSTFKVFFKV
- a CDS encoding DUF4249 domain-containing protein — encoded protein: MKKINTLLFVLLSAVVGLTGCESDVKDIDSFEGKSKLVVVSYISPQDTMLVVRVQKTQPAIGRKMTDEQLKVKDAIVTISNGASVIALNYNPEAMHYEADARAWPIEAGKTYSLKVTSLAGNAEATCTIPSTDGIEITEIKAPYTIEKDYYGRDMRWYTVSYKWRDAPDVTNFYRTLVYKQYTYTDPVTGAKHVQKEGLNWNSGDSKDIHTDKDTQNGLLTSQALSYYEYNYESIDKPFYIYAVLVVSDKNYYLYQQSLDNQGQNSGNPFAEPYVMYTNIEGGLGVFAGYNQLVSRIELN
- a CDS encoding TonB-dependent receptor, with amino-acid sequence MKQLFTLLLLLCSISIAFAQNKHTISGYVREKGSQEQLIGVSIFQPGTVNSTSTNTYGFYSLTLPATDSVTLAFGYLGYKQEVRTIALRQNIELNIDLQRLETSLKEVEVVAERVEKVSRSVEMSKIDIPVSQIKNIPMLLGEKDVMKVLQLMPGVQKGSEGNSGIYVRGGGPDQNLIILDDATVYNASHLFGFFSLFNGDALKSVELTKGGFPARYGGRLSSVIELNMKEGNKEELHGEGGIGLISSRLMVEGPLKQGKSSFLISGRRTYADVLARPFMPDDGKVGYYFYDLNTKVNYDFGRKNKLYLSGYFGQDRFYYKDKDEKGETNGGVNWGNATGTLRWNHLFNERLFSNTSLVFSRYKFNISAEEKSNNEGQYKLNYFSGIQDAALKFDVDYLPGPKHSVKAGLQSTFHMFTPSALVVKDPETDKDKENKQRISSVESSVYVEDTYKPTPYLRINAGLRLSHFAAENKSYFMPEPRLSAAYNLRDDLAVKASYARMNQYVHLISNTGIGLPTDLWVPTTDRLAPQKSQQVAVGIAKDFLDRDLALTIEGYYKKSDNIIGYKEGASFLIIEDPESAEQVSWEDNITTGQGWSYGLEFLLQKKVGRFSGWAGYTLSWTQLQFDSLNYGKKFYARYDRRHDISLVGIYELRDNITLSGTWVYGTGNAITMPIGSYMDSPNKPSKYDMQWYSYYSTTVVDYGERNSSRMAAYHRMDVGIQFHKKKKWGERTWEISFYNAYNRKNPFFYYMEEEYYNEEHSEAKLKQVALFPVIPSVSYGFKF
- a CDS encoding aspartate aminotransferase family protein, with protein sequence MSMRQLFLKHQAQTSDFPLMIEVEKAEGVYMYGANGERYLDLISGIGVSNVGHRHPRVVNAIKEQLDKYMHLMVYGEFVQAPQAKLSEALTSTLPARLNNVYLLNSGTEAVEGALKLAKRYTGRTELISCRNAYHGSTQGALSVNGSESFKNAFRPLLPDVRHIRYNNLPDLKDITTRTAAVIVETIQGEAGVRVPENNYLKHLRERCTEVGALLILDEIQCGFGRTGTFWAFEQFGIEPDILLCAKGMGGGMPIGAFIAPQEIMAAFKTDPILGHCTTFGGHPVSCAASLATLQTIQQENLLEGVEAKAELFKKLLVHPRIKEIRNCGLMMAAEFESFDVLKAVIDKAIENGVLTDWFLFCDNSMRIAPPLTITEAQIEEACVVILRSIDEAVGK